The window TCTCCGAGAAGCGCTTCCAGACGGGACCGCCGCTCGGACGGAGAGAGATCGAGCGTTTCAAGAATCGCCATGATGTTCTCTTCAACCGTCAACTTTCTGAAGATCGACGGTTCCTGAGGAAGATAGCTGATCCCCTTGCGGGCCCGAAGATACATCGGCATCCCGGTCATCCGCTCCCCGTTCAGAAAGATATCCCCATGGTCCGGAGGGGTCAGACCGACGATCATATAAAAGGTCGTTGTCTTTCCGGCGCCGTTCGGACCGAGCAATCCGACGATTTCCCCGGCGCCCACCCGGATATTGACATTCCGGACAACCTTGCGGCCCTGATATTTTTTTTCGAGTTCCGTTGCTTCGAGCATCTCTCTTCCGGAAAGTTTATTTTTTTCCTAAATTCAAATCGCTTACCCCGGAATGAATAATCACCTGGCTTCCCTCGACCAGGCTCCGATTCTCCGCGATAAAAAGGGTAATCACCTTCCCCTTGACACGGTACTCTTTTTCCCAAGCTTCGGCATCCCCGGTGAGGGTAATGGTCTCTTTCTTTTGGTCATAGACGCCCTTCTCGGCCTTCGCATGCTTTTCGCCCTGCCGAATGTCGACGTTGCCGGAGGTCTCGATTCGAGAGACTTCCCGCTTCTCTTGGGCCGAAGGATCGATCAATAAAGAAGAGGACTCGGACATAAAAACTTCCGCGTGATCCGCCTTAATCGTCAAATCGCCCTTTTTGATGAAGACCTCTCCCTCGAAGATAATTTTGTCTTCCAGACTTTTAATCGTCATTTTATTGGAGGTAATGGAGATGGGTTCCTGAGGATTATTTCTAACCGGTATCTCACCGGCGACGGTAAAACCGCCCCCCCCGAGGAGTTCGATAAGGAGGAGAGGAGAAAGAATATATTTAATGAACCAGCGCCTGAACATGACCCGAGACGGTGACCTCTTGGTTTTCCGGCGCAACGTGTAATTCGTCCCCGTTGATCTCGATTTGAGGGCCGGTGATGCGGGCGGGTCCCTCGGCGACAATCATCTTCTGATCGTTGAGCCAAGACAATGCCGGCGTCTCAACGGTGTAACCGTTGCTCAACCGGAGCACCATCGGCCCCTCTTTCTTCTCCAGGTAAAAATCTTTTGTCCGCGTATTGATCGTTCCCGAGTCTCCATCCAGAGATAATTGGACCCCCTGAGGGGTCTGAATCGTCACAGCGACTTTTTCAAGCAATGCTTTTTGGTCTTTCTCGAATATCTCGGCGCGATCCGCCCTCAACTCCCAATTTTTCACCCCCTCGTGCGACTGAACAACCGAGAATTGACCGATCTTTACATCCGCCTTTCCGCCGATATCATTAAAAAAGACGAGCAAATTCCTTTTTTTCATACCGGAGACAAGCGCAAAAGACAAAAATAGGAGGAAGGTCATGATGAGCATAAGCAAAACTTGCTTCGATTGTATCTTTAGCGTCAACACGGTCTAAATATAACACAAAAGAAAATGCGAGTAAAGCAAATGTCCAATTCGGCGTGTTTCTTGCTTCATCTATGAAAACCCGTTGAAAAATTGATTGCAACATCCCATGAATAAACGCAATTCATCACCCGAGAAGATCGCTTTGAAGCGAACATCCAGGCCAAAATATACCGGGTCGATATTCCAAAACGTCTTCCGATTGCGCAGAAATCTCCCGACGATACAGAGACAAGGCTCCCGGTTCAATCTTCCAACAACCGGATGACAACGGCGCTGTTCACATTGTACAATAAAGGTTGAAAACAGACCACATAACCGGTTTCATTCCATCGATTTCTCTTGACACGCACTGGTAAAAACGCTAGAAATATCGATACCGCCAATTACCTGGAGGAAAGGATGAGAAAAAAATTAAACATCTTCCTATGGTTCCTGTTTTTGGTTCACCCGTTGTTTATTCAGGCCGTCCACGCCCAGGACGCGGCAAAACCGGCGCCGAAAGGACCCGCTGAAAAGACCTATTCGTTACCGTACGACCAGGTTTGGGATAAAGTGGTAGAAGTCTTGACGGAGAAAGGGCTCTCCGATCATCCGCACGGTAAAATGTCTGCAAACAAAGACACCGGAAAAATCACAACCCCCACTTTCCGCTACTTTAAGATCTTCTCCGCCAAACCGGTGAAAGAGTCGCATTATCGTGATACATACACGATCACCATCACCGAAGCGGCCAGCTTCAAGGCAAGAGAAGCGAAGAAGAAAGCGGAAGAAGCCGAATTCTTTCTCGGCGATGCGAAAGCAAAAATGGAAGAGGCAAAGGGAAAAAGCGGAGACGAGGCAAAAACATTATTAGAGGAAGCGAAACAGTCCGAAAAGGACGGCAAAGAATCGGCGGAAGCCGCCAAAAAATTAGAAGAAGAGGCAAAGATGCTGGCCAGCAAGCCCCGGGTCGTCAAGGTGCTCGTGGAGCGGAAGTTCGAAATTCACGATGATGCCAAGCGGGCGTGGGTTGACGCTGATCCGAACACGGAAAAGGCGGGGCTTCCCGCCGACGTCATTCTCAGCGCGGTTGATGCAAAGCTGGCAGCGGCAAGCACGGCGGCGGCGGAAGCAAAACCCGCGGCGAAAGAAGAGGCAAAAAAGTAAACGACTGAAAAATGATTGGACGAACTATGAGGCTGGCGCGGAGGCGGTTTCTTCCGTGCCGGCCTCTTTTTCTTTCTTCTGCTTACGTTCCTTCTTAGGCGCTTTCTCGACCTTTTTGGCCTCCGTCAATTCCAGGATGACCATCGGAGCGCCGTCGCCGTGCCGGACCCGGGTCTTGATTAGGCGCGTGTACCCGCCGTTTTTATTTTGAAAACGGGGGGCCACTTCCGAGAAAAGGGAGAAAACCACATCTTGATCGAGAATATAAGCCGCGGCCATTCTCCTTGCATGAAGGTCTCCTCGTTTTCCCAAGGAGATCATCTTATCGGCAATGGAACGAATCTCCTTTGCCTTGGCTTCCGTAGTCTCGATCCGCTCGTGCCTCAAAAAAGAGGTGACCAGATTTCGAAAGAGTGCCCTTCGATGAGCGCTGTTCCTTCCGAGGGGACGACCTGCCTTACGATGACGCATTTCGCACTTCCTTTCCCAATCGTATTATTTTGTTATCCTTCTTTACCGACCTCGGCGGAATGCCCCTCCAGTTTCATCCCAAGGGACAATCCCATCTCAGAGAGAATTTCCTTAATTTCGTTCAATGATTTTCTGCCGAAATTTTTCGTTTTCAGCATCTCCGATTCGGACCGTTGAACCAAATCGGCGATGGTCCGGATATTGGCATTTTTTAGACAATTGGCGGCGCGGACGGAGAGTTCCAGCTCGTGCACGCTTCGGAGAAGATTCTTGTTGAACTCCTTGACCTCATCCCGCTCTTGCTCGACCGGCTGCTCGAGCTCCTCAAAGTTGATGAAGATATTCAAATGGTCCTTCAAAATCTTTGCGGAAAAACCGAGCACGTCGTCCGGCTTCACACTGCCGTCCGTCCAAATCTCCATGACCAGCTTGTCATAATCGGTCACGCGGCCGACGCGCGCGTTCTCGACGATGAAATTCACTTTGCGGATCGGCGAGAAAATAGCGTCAATCGGGATCACACCGATCGGCATCCCTTCCTCTTTGTTCCGCTCCGAAGGAACATAGCCTCGGCCCACCTTGACGACCAATTCCATATCGAGATTCCCGTCTTTGTCCAATGTCGCGATATGAAGGTCGGGGGTCAGGATTTCAACGTCGGCGTCGTGGATAATATCCTTCGCCAAAACCTCGCCCGCCCCTTTTTTCTTAATATGGATCACCTTCGGTTTATCGGTATGGATCTTCAAACGGAGATTTTTGACATTCAAAATGATATCGGTGACATCCTCTTTCACCCCCGGAATCGTCGAGAACTCGTGCAGGACCCCCTCGATTTTAATCGACGTGACCGCGGCCCCTGCTATGGATGAAAGGAGAACGCGCCGGAGGGAGTTTCCGATGGTGCTGCCGAATCCACGCTCGAACGGCTCGGCAAAGAATTTTCCATACGTTTTTGTGAGCGTTTCTTTTTCGACTTCAAGCTTCTTTGGTATCTGAAAATCTTTTGTTCTAATAATCATAAGATCCTCACCCGTTTTGAGTGGGAGCGACCGGACGATCGAAGACATTGCTCCGATGCCCGAATAGCTCAATGTCTTTATCTGGAATAAAGCTCAACAACCAGCTGCTCGTTGACAGGAAGCGCGATCTCTTCCTTGCTCGGATGCGACTTTACGGTCCCCTTCATCTGGTTCTGATCGAGCTCCAGCCAGGAAGGGACGCCGCGGGTTCCAATCCCCTCAAGCGCGGCCTGAATAGCGACAAGAGCGCGGCTCCCCTCTTTCACCTCGATCGCATCATTGAGACTGACCAGGAAAGAAGGAATATTGACCCCTTTTCCATTGACGATGAAATGATTCTGTCTGATCAGCATGCGGCCCTGCTTCCGTGAAGAAGCAAAACCAAGGCGGTAGACCACATTGTCGAGTCTCGATTCCAACAACCTGAGCAGGTTCTCTCCGGTGATTCCCTTCTTTCGTTCCGCTTTGAAGAAATATTGCCTGAACTGACGCTCCAGAAGGCCGTAAATCCGCTTCAGCTTCTGCTTCTCCCGCAACTGTGCGCTGTATTCGGAGGCGCGCGGCCGAGCCTGTCCATGCTGGCCCGGCGGATAACTTCGCCGATCGATCGCACACTTCTCGGAAAAACAACGGGTTCCTTTTAAAAACAACTTGGTCCCTTCCCTTCGACAAAGCCGACATACTGGACCGACATATCTAGCCAAGCAAACACCTCCTGTTGTTCGTTACTCGTTCGTCGTTAATCGTTATTCCGTGTCTTTACGTTTAACGATTCACGAATACGGTATCCCTAAACTCTTCTTCTCTTGGGGGGACGGCAGCCGTTATGCGGGATCGGGGTCACATCCTTGATCAGGTTGATCTTCAACCCTGCGACCTGAAGCGCCCGAATGGCCGATTCGCGGCCAGAGCCGGGGCCCTTCACATAGACATCGACCTGCTTCATCCCGTTCTCCATCGCCTTCTTGGCCGCGATTTCAGCCGCCCTCTGCGCGGCGAACGGGGTGCTCTTCCGCGAGCCCTTAAACCCTTGGCTCCCGGCGCTCGACCAGACGATCACATTCCCCGCCATGTCGGTGATGGTCACAAGCGTATTATTGAATGAGGCCTGAATATGGGCCACCCCCGTCTGAACGTTCCGCTTTTCTTTTTTCTTCGCACCTTTTTTTGCAACCATTCACAACCCTTTCGCTGATGAATTACTTCGTCTCTTTTCGCTTGGCGCCAACCGTCTGTTTCTTCCGGCCCTTTCGGGTTCTTGCGTTCGTCCGTGTCCGCTGACCGCGAACAGGCAGGCCCCGACGATGACGCAGCCCTCGGTAACAACCGATATCCATCAAACGCTTGATGCTCATCGAGACTTCGCGGCGAAGATCCCCTTCCACCCGGACGCCTCGCTCAATCGCCTCGCGAAGCCGGATGACCTCGTCTTCCTTGAGATCCTTCACACGGATGTCCGGACTGACGTTCGTCTCTTTTAAAATCTTTTGAGAGATGGACCGTCCGATTCCGTAGATATACGTCAGACCGATCTCGATCCTTTTATCCCTCGGCAAATCAACGCCTGCGATTCTAGCCATGAAATCTCCTCGTCATTTAAACTAGCCTTGCCGTTGCTTGTGGCGGGGGTTCTCGCAGATCACGCGGATCACCCCTTTTCTCTTGATAATTTTACACTTGGCGCAGATCGCCTTGACCGATGACCGAACTTTCATCTAAACTCCTTATTTGCTAAAGCGGTACGTGATCCGCCCACGGGTCAGATCGTATGGAGAGAGCTCCAGCGTGACCTTGTCTCCCGGGAGGATCTTGATGTAATGCATCCTCATCTTTCCGGAAATATGAGCAAGAACGCGATGGCCGTTTTCAAGCTCCACCCTAAACATGGCGTTCGGCAATGTCTCCACGATGGTCCCTTGCACTTCAATGACATCCTCTTTCGCCATATTATTTTTTCCCAATCTATCGATCTCTGAAATGCATCAAACGCTTTGCGAGGCATCCCCCCGTTACAATTTGCTTAGGATGACCGGCCCCTCTTTCGTCACCGCGATCGTATGCTCAAAGTGAGCGGAAAGGCTCCCGTCCGCCGTCACCGCCGTCCAGCGGTCGTCCAAAACCCGAACGGCGGCCTTCCCCATATTGACCATCGGCTCGATCGCCAAAACCATTCCTTCTCTCAGCCGCGGCCCTCGACCGGGGGGGCCGAAATTAGGGATTTGAGGCTCCTCATGCAAAGCGCGTCCAATTCCATGACCGACAAAATCGGTGACGACCGAAAAACCGGCTTGCTCCACATGCGATTGAACCGCGTGGGAAATATCCGACAACCGGCTCCCCTCACGCGCCTGCGCGATGCCTGCGCGGAGAGATTCTTCGGTGACCTGAATCAGCCGCTTTGCTTCCGGCTTCACCTCTCCGACGGCAACTGTGACCGCAGAATCCCCATAAAAACCCTCGTAAATCGCGCCGAGATCGAGGCCGACAATGTCCCCTTCTTTAATGACCTTATCGGGAGAGGGGATTCCATGTACCACTTCCTCGTTGACGGAGATACAAAGGGTCGCCGGATAGTTGCGGTAACCTTTGAAAGCCGGCGTCCCTCCCCGCTCTCGAATCTGTCTTTCGACGAAGAGGTCGAGTTCTTTAGTCGTCATCCCCGGCTTCAGATACGCTCTTACTGCCTCAAGCGACTCTGCGACGATCCGGCTCGCTTTTGCGATCTTGGCGACCTCTTCTTTAGACTTTAAAATAATCATTTTCTTCCCTTTGGGTCAACCGGATTGCTTTGGCCCATCAGGATGACTTCTTCCCAAGAACCGCCTCTTTGACCCGACCGGTGACGTCGTCCACGCCGGCGTCGGCGTCGATCTGCGACAAGAGGCCCTGCTCTCGATAGTGTTGAATCAGCGGCGACGTCTCATTTCGATAAACGACAAGACGCGCTTTGACTGTTTCAGGACGATCATCCTTCCTTTGAACCAAAGCGGTTCCACAACTGCAGATCCCCTCCTGAGGGGGGGGATTAAAAGAGGTATGATAAACCTTCTGGCAAGCGGGACAGCTTCGTCTTCCGGCAATCCGCTTGACCAACTCCTCTTCATTCAAATCAAAATAGAGGACCCGATCGATCCCCTGGCGGTTCTCTTTTAAAATCTTCGACAGCGCCTCGGCTTGCTTGATCGTCCTTGGAAAACCATCCAGGATATATCCGGCCGACGTATCCGGCTCCTTCAACCGCTCCGCAACCAGGTTGATAATCACATCATCCGGGACCAGCTTGCCGGCATCGATATAGGATTTGGCTTCCATGCCGACCGGTGTTTTCTTGGCCATCGCCGTTCTGAGCATATCGCCCGTGGCGATGTGAGGGATTCGATACTCTTTCGATAATTTCTCCGCTTGCGTCCCTTTTCCAACCCCGGGAGGACCGAGGAAGATCAACCGCATTGTTCTATCCCTCTATGATCGTTATTCGCGAATCGTTATTCGTCAATCGGGTCTTTACATTTAACGGTTAACGGGCAGTGTTTAACGATCCCCTAGAACCCTCGCCCTTTCAGCTTTCCCTTCTTCATAAAGCCTTCGTAGTTTCGGGTCAACATATGGGTCTCGATCTGCTGCGCCGTATCGAGACCGACCCCGATCACAATCAGAAGGGAAGTTCCCCCGAAGGCGAAGGGAACGTTGAATCGATAGATCAAGATTTCCGGAATAATCGCCACCATCGCCAGGTAGATCGCCCCGGCAAAGGTAATTCGGGTCAAGACGCGGTAGATGTAATCGGAGGTCCGCTGCCCAGGCCGGATCCCCGGGATGAAGCCGCCGTACTTTTTCATATTGTCGGCCATATCGACCGGATTGAGCACGACCGCCGTATAAAAGAAGGCAAAGAAGATAATCAGCATCGCGTAGAGCGCGGTGTGAAAAACCGTTCCCGGCGTCAAATTCCTCCCGATCGCCTGCACCCAGGGAACGGTAATGAACCCTGCAATGGTGGCGGGAAAGGCGATGATCGAAGAGGCGAAGATCGGCGGAATCACCCCTGCCGTGTTGATCTTCAACGGAATATGGGTGCTCTGCCCGCCGTACACTCTCCGGCCGACGACCCGCTTGGCGTATTGGACCGGAATCTTCCGCCGGCCGCTCTCCAGAAAGACGATCGCGACGACGACGCCGACCATCAAGATCGCCAGAAAGAGAAGGAGGAAAAAATTGATCTGCCCCGCCTGAAAGAGCTGATAAGTGTTGACCACGGCGGCCGGCATCCCGGTGACGATCCCGGCGAAGATGATTAATGAAATGCCGTTCCCGATTCCACGCTCCGTAATCTGCTCTCCAAGCCACATGAGGAAAGCGGTCCCGGCCGTGATGGTGATCATCGTCATTAATCGGAATGCCCAGCCGGGGTTCTGGACGAAGGCCCCCCCTTCCATTCCTTCAAGGCCGATCGCAATCCCGAGCGCCTGGACGATGCCGATCCCGATGGTGCCGATTC of the Candidatus Manganitrophus noduliformans genome contains:
- a CDS encoding LptA/OstA family protein, giving the protein MFRRWFIKYILSPLLLIELLGGGGFTVAGEIPVRNNPQEPISITSNKMTIKSLEDKIIFEGEVFIKKGDLTIKADHAEVFMSESSSLLIDPSAQEKREVSRIETSGNVDIRQGEKHAKAEKGVYDQKKETITLTGDAEAWEKEYRVKGKVITLFIAENRSLVEGSQVIIHSGVSDLNLGKK
- the lptC gene encoding LPS export ABC transporter periplasmic protein LptC; translated protein: MLIMTFLLFLSFALVSGMKKRNLLVFFNDIGGKADVKIGQFSVVQSHEGVKNWELRADRAEIFEKDQKALLEKVAVTIQTPQGVQLSLDGDSGTINTRTKDFYLEKKEGPMVLRLSNGYTVETPALSWLNDQKMIVAEGPARITGPQIEINGDELHVAPENQEVTVSGHVQALVH
- the rplQ gene encoding 50S ribosomal protein L17; its protein translation is MRHRKAGRPLGRNSAHRRALFRNLVTSFLRHERIETTEAKAKEIRSIADKMISLGKRGDLHARRMAAAYILDQDVVFSLFSEVAPRFQNKNGGYTRLIKTRVRHGDGAPMVILELTEAKKVEKAPKKERKQKKEKEAGTEETASAPAS
- a CDS encoding DNA-directed RNA polymerase subunit alpha; this encodes MIIRTKDFQIPKKLEVEKETLTKTYGKFFAEPFERGFGSTIGNSLRRVLLSSIAGAAVTSIKIEGVLHEFSTIPGVKEDVTDIILNVKNLRLKIHTDKPKVIHIKKKGAGEVLAKDIIHDADVEILTPDLHIATLDKDGNLDMELVVKVGRGYVPSERNKEEGMPIGVIPIDAIFSPIRKVNFIVENARVGRVTDYDKLVMEIWTDGSVKPDDVLGFSAKILKDHLNIFINFEELEQPVEQERDEVKEFNKNLLRSVHELELSVRAANCLKNANIRTIADLVQRSESEMLKTKNFGRKSLNEIKEILSEMGLSLGMKLEGHSAEVGKEG
- the rpsD gene encoding 30S ribosomal protein S4, with protein sequence MARYVGPVCRLCRREGTKLFLKGTRCFSEKCAIDRRSYPPGQHGQARPRASEYSAQLREKQKLKRIYGLLERQFRQYFFKAERKKGITGENLLRLLESRLDNVVYRLGFASSRKQGRMLIRQNHFIVNGKGVNIPSFLVSLNDAIEVKEGSRALVAIQAALEGIGTRGVPSWLELDQNQMKGTVKSHPSKEEIALPVNEQLVVELYSR
- the rpsK gene encoding 30S ribosomal protein S11, whose amino-acid sequence is MVAKKGAKKKEKRNVQTGVAHIQASFNNTLVTITDMAGNVIVWSSAGSQGFKGSRKSTPFAAQRAAEIAAKKAMENGMKQVDVYVKGPGSGRESAIRALQVAGLKINLIKDVTPIPHNGCRPPKRRRV
- the rpsM gene encoding 30S ribosomal protein S13; this encodes MARIAGVDLPRDKRIEIGLTYIYGIGRSISQKILKETNVSPDIRVKDLKEDEVIRLREAIERGVRVEGDLRREVSMSIKRLMDIGCYRGLRHRRGLPVRGQRTRTNARTRKGRKKQTVGAKRKETK
- the rpmJ gene encoding 50S ribosomal protein L36, producing the protein MKVRSSVKAICAKCKIIKRKGVIRVICENPRHKQRQG
- the infA gene encoding translation initiation factor IF-1, producing MAKEDVIEVQGTIVETLPNAMFRVELENGHRVLAHISGKMRMHYIKILPGDKVTLELSPYDLTRGRITYRFSK
- the map gene encoding type I methionyl aminopeptidase; amino-acid sequence: MIILKSKEEVAKIAKASRIVAESLEAVRAYLKPGMTTKELDLFVERQIRERGGTPAFKGYRNYPATLCISVNEEVVHGIPSPDKVIKEGDIVGLDLGAIYEGFYGDSAVTVAVGEVKPEAKRLIQVTEESLRAGIAQAREGSRLSDISHAVQSHVEQAGFSVVTDFVGHGIGRALHEEPQIPNFGPPGRGPRLREGMVLAIEPMVNMGKAAVRVLDDRWTAVTADGSLSAHFEHTIAVTKEGPVILSKL
- a CDS encoding adenylate kinase, producing MRLIFLGPPGVGKGTQAEKLSKEYRIPHIATGDMLRTAMAKKTPVGMEAKSYIDAGKLVPDDVIINLVAERLKEPDTSAGYILDGFPRTIKQAEALSKILKENRQGIDRVLYFDLNEEELVKRIAGRRSCPACQKVYHTSFNPPPQEGICSCGTALVQRKDDRPETVKARLVVYRNETSPLIQHYREQGLLSQIDADAGVDDVTGRVKEAVLGKKSS
- the secY gene encoding preprotein translocase subunit SecY; amino-acid sequence: MFDRFITSVQNIFKIAELRQRIIFTALMLVVYRIGSHVPTPGINNEALAKFLTERGGALMGFLDIFSGGGLSRLTIFALGIMPYISASIILQLLTVVIPTLSKLAKEGERGRKKIIQYTRIGTIGIGIVQALGIAIGLEGMEGGAFVQNPGWAFRLMTMITITAGTAFLMWLGEQITERGIGNGISLIIFAGIVTGMPAAVVNTYQLFQAGQINFFLLLFLAILMVGVVVAIVFLESGRRKIPVQYAKRVVGRRVYGGQSTHIPLKINTAGVIPPIFASSIIAFPATIAGFITVPWVQAIGRNLTPGTVFHTALYAMLIIFFAFFYTAVVLNPVDMADNMKKYGGFIPGIRPGQRTSDYIYRVLTRITFAGAIYLAMVAIIPEILIYRFNVPFAFGGTSLLIVIGVGLDTAQQIETHMLTRNYEGFMKKGKLKGRGF